A DNA window from Paenibacillus sp. HWE-109 contains the following coding sequences:
- a CDS encoding TCP-1/cpn60 chaperonin family protein — MSVNKAVHSEGEERYSTLVNNAAAVRAICSAVEGTLGPKGLDTMLVGGQGEVIITNDGVTILEKMDVTHPAARLMIQVARSQQRQIGDGTTTATVLAGALVQEGVAQVTRGVPVAKVVSGMLQGIELAVTSLQGRSRAIAGLDDSALKRIAITAGREQADIAGLIIQAAEAVGEPKLREEGYRFADSVLAHEAASSEVWTGILLNQKPMNLHLEDEARRDLRILVLHDALEPEAVSEESLVTEAGFQRYMQLREQFRSSFSMLLELGVGLIASDRGVDPEAEQFCSDHGILVLQRLSRRDLQLLSEHTGARPVRRTALRKSAPELGAALGHAGYAAYDERLERVRVAGGRGDQHVTVIVGAATREAAHERSRIAKDAASAVQAAVRGGYLPGGGAAEMAVAHDLDRARETMKGMEGFGVAAVAGALRKPLAQIVVNAGYNPLEKVEELKAAQLALETDSLGIDCDTGQVTDFVQVGIVDPADVKIHALQAAGEVAAAVLRIHTVIKMKQPFEEA, encoded by the coding sequence ATGAGCGTGAACAAGGCGGTTCACAGTGAAGGTGAAGAGCGTTATTCCACGCTTGTGAATAATGCGGCGGCTGTAAGAGCAATTTGCTCTGCCGTTGAAGGAACATTAGGCCCCAAAGGACTCGATACGATGCTCGTAGGCGGCCAGGGCGAAGTGATTATTACCAATGATGGAGTGACCATCTTGGAGAAAATGGATGTTACTCATCCTGCTGCGCGGCTGATGATTCAGGTAGCTCGCAGCCAGCAACGCCAAATTGGCGATGGCACGACGACAGCAACGGTACTTGCCGGAGCGTTGGTGCAGGAAGGCGTAGCTCAGGTCACACGAGGCGTACCTGTCGCGAAGGTTGTAAGCGGGATGCTGCAAGGGATCGAGTTGGCTGTGACAAGTTTGCAAGGGCGCAGCCGCGCCATTGCAGGCCTGGATGACAGCGCCCTGAAGCGGATTGCAATTACGGCAGGCAGAGAGCAGGCGGATATCGCCGGTCTCATCATTCAAGCTGCCGAAGCGGTCGGCGAGCCGAAGCTTCGCGAAGAAGGCTATCGCTTCGCGGACAGCGTGCTCGCCCACGAAGCGGCGAGCAGTGAGGTGTGGACCGGCATTCTGCTGAATCAGAAGCCGATGAACTTGCATCTCGAAGATGAGGCGCGCCGAGATCTGCGCATTCTCGTGCTGCATGATGCTCTGGAGCCTGAGGCTGTCAGCGAGGAATCGCTGGTCACCGAGGCAGGCTTCCAGCGCTACATGCAGCTGCGAGAGCAGTTCCGCAGCAGCTTCAGCATGCTGCTTGAACTTGGCGTCGGACTGATTGCCAGCGACCGCGGTGTTGACCCGGAGGCGGAGCAGTTCTGCTCCGACCATGGCATTCTCGTGCTGCAGCGGCTGTCCCGCCGGGACTTGCAGCTGCTGAGCGAGCACACCGGCGCTAGGCCGGTGCGGCGCACCGCGCTGCGCAAGAGCGCGCCGGAGCTTGGCGCCGCGCTCGGGCACGCCGGCTACGCCGCGTACGACGAGCGCCTCGAGCGCGTGCGCGTCGCGGGGGGCCGAGGCGATCAGCACGTGACCGTGATCGTCGGCGCCGCGACACGCGAAGCGGCGCATGAACGTTCGCGCATCGCGAAGGACGCAGCCTCGGCCGTGCAAGCTGCCGTGCGCGGCGGGTACTTGCCCGGGGGCGGCGCTGCCGAGATGGCCGTCGCCCATGATCTGGACCGCGCCCGCGAGACGATGAAGGGCATGGAAGGCTTCGGTGTTGCCGCTGTCGCGGGAGCTCTGCGCAAGCCATTGGCTCAGATTGTTGTGAACGCAGGCTACAATCCGCTGGAGAAGGTCGAGGAGCTGAAGGCGGCTCAGCTAGCGCTGGAAACGGACAGTCTCGGCATTGACTGCGATACCGGGCAAGTGACAGATTTCGTCCAAGTCGGTATTGTAGATCCCGCTGACGTTAAGATTCACGCATTGCAAGCAGCTGGGGAAGTTGCTGCTGCTGTCCTGCGTATTCATACAGTAATCAAGATGAAACAGCCTTTTGAAGAGGCCTAA
- a CDS encoding N-acetyltransferase yields the protein MTVNSSTTVSVRKASIRDIEKLYDIIQGYAKQGIMLPRTREMLEDQIDTFVVAEYDGLLIGCGSLTRLGPDLVEIRSLGMTPGYKGQGIGGKLVNFLVEEARSQGIKKVMALTYEVAFFQKNGFTLVPKEIFPEKVWKDCMHCKKQYCCDEIAVLKRLD from the coding sequence ATAACCGTGAATTCATCAACGACTGTATCCGTAAGAAAAGCTTCAATCCGTGATATTGAGAAGCTTTATGATATTATACAAGGCTATGCCAAGCAGGGAATCATGCTGCCGCGTACCAGAGAGATGCTGGAGGATCAGATCGATACCTTCGTTGTCGCTGAATACGACGGTCTCTTGATAGGCTGCGGTTCCTTGACAAGGCTTGGACCTGATCTAGTCGAGATTCGCTCGCTGGGCATGACTCCAGGGTACAAAGGTCAAGGAATTGGCGGCAAGCTTGTTAATTTTCTGGTCGAAGAGGCCAGAAGCCAAGGGATCAAGAAAGTGATGGCGCTGACGTACGAGGTCGCCTTCTTCCAAAAAAACGGCTTTACCCTAGTGCCAAAAGAGATTTTTCCCGAGAAGGTTTGGAAAGATTGCATGCATTGCAAAAAACAGTATTGCTGCGACGAAATCGCCGTACTTAAACGTTTGGATTGA
- the gpr gene encoding GPR endopeptidase, with the protein MDLGSFTTHTDLALDARDMAHAANQGQPIPGIQQESSRENGVRVTKINVLNEEGSKALGKLLGHYITIEVPALREKDSQLQDRVATKLAQEFEQFLREIGIPKNAKALIIGLGNANVTPDALGPLVVENVMVTRHYFELVPEDVSPGYRAVSAVAPGVLGTTGIESSDIVQGIVDMSKPDFIIAIDALASRSLDRVNTTIQIADTGIHPGSGIGNKRKGLTKENLGIPVIAIGVPTVVYASTIVNNAFDLMHKHFSEQTSNTGQILGLLDNIHEDERLQLVKEVLNPVGHDLLVTPKEIDQFIEDIANIIASGLNAALHDAVSVENVAAYTH; encoded by the coding sequence ATGGACTTAGGCTCATTTACAACACATACCGATCTCGCGCTCGACGCAAGGGACATGGCGCATGCCGCCAATCAGGGGCAGCCCATTCCCGGCATTCAACAAGAATCCTCCCGTGAGAATGGTGTCAGGGTTACCAAGATCAACGTTCTGAACGAAGAAGGCTCCAAAGCGCTTGGTAAGCTTCTCGGTCACTATATAACAATAGAAGTACCTGCTCTTCGGGAGAAGGACAGCCAATTGCAGGACCGCGTCGCCACGAAACTAGCCCAGGAGTTCGAACAATTTCTGCGTGAAATCGGGATTCCCAAGAATGCCAAAGCCCTCATCATCGGGTTGGGCAATGCCAATGTAACACCCGATGCGCTAGGCCCCTTGGTGGTCGAGAATGTGATGGTAACGAGGCATTACTTCGAATTAGTTCCAGAGGATGTGAGTCCCGGCTACAGAGCCGTCAGCGCCGTAGCGCCCGGGGTGCTGGGAACGACAGGTATAGAAAGCAGTGATATTGTACAAGGGATTGTAGATATGTCTAAGCCTGATTTCATTATTGCCATTGACGCATTGGCTTCCAGATCCTTGGATAGAGTCAATACGACGATTCAAATTGCTGACACAGGCATTCACCCAGGTTCCGGCATCGGGAATAAACGCAAGGGATTAACCAAAGAAAATCTAGGCATTCCCGTTATCGCAATCGGGGTTCCAACCGTTGTGTATGCCTCAACGATAGTGAATAATGCCTTTGACCTTATGCATAAGCATTTTAGCGAGCAGACAAGCAACACAGGGCAAATTCTCGGCCTTCTGGACAATATCCATGAGGATGAGCGATTGCAGCTTGTAAAAGAGGTGCTAAACCCAGTAGGGCACGACTTGCTCGTTACGCCTAAGGAAATTGACCAATTTATTGAAGACATTGCCAATATTATTGCAAGTGGCTTGAATGCCGCCTTGCATGATGCGGTAAGTGTTGAGAATGTTGCCGCATATACGCACTGA
- the hemW gene encoding radical SAM family heme chaperone HemW yields the protein MLVTYAAPTAVYIHIPFCTNKCHYCDFNSYVLKGQPVMEYLDALEREMELTVRQHPPAKVETIFVGGGTPTVLLPDQMERFLRIVRTYFPADPAEVEFSMEANPGTTDEDKLAVMKAGGVNRVSFGVQSFNNEILATIGRIHNTDDVHRSIQNAKKLGFDNLSIDLMFGLPKQTVDIMQATLDEALSLDLQHYSIYSLKVEENTLFHTLFNKNQLPLPSEDEEVDMYELIMKRLEAAGYKQYEISNFAKPGRESRHNSMYWRNRSYYGLGAGAHGYMNRQRHVNVKGIQPYIDATKAGLPIMEQFEVTQQEAMEDFMMVGLRLLEGVRNSDFMDQFGITIESQFGETLKGWLQKQLLEQTPDGYRLSKQGILLGNEVFASFLT from the coding sequence ATGTTAGTAACCTATGCAGCCCCGACAGCTGTGTATATCCATATCCCCTTTTGCACAAACAAATGCCATTATTGTGATTTCAACTCCTACGTCCTCAAAGGCCAGCCTGTCATGGAGTATCTGGACGCGCTGGAACGCGAAATGGAACTGACGGTGCGCCAGCATCCCCCTGCGAAGGTAGAAACGATTTTCGTTGGCGGGGGAACGCCGACCGTGCTACTGCCTGATCAAATGGAGCGGTTCCTGCGCATCGTCCGAACTTATTTTCCAGCGGACCCCGCAGAGGTTGAATTCTCGATGGAAGCTAATCCGGGAACGACGGATGAAGATAAGCTCGCTGTTATGAAAGCAGGCGGTGTCAATCGAGTCAGCTTCGGTGTCCAATCGTTTAATAACGAGATTCTCGCGACCATCGGACGCATTCACAATACAGACGATGTGCATCGCAGTATCCAGAATGCCAAAAAGTTGGGGTTTGACAATCTGTCGATTGATCTGATGTTCGGACTTCCGAAGCAAACCGTAGACATTATGCAGGCTACATTGGATGAGGCGCTCTCGCTGGATCTACAGCATTACTCGATCTACAGTTTGAAAGTAGAAGAAAACACCTTATTTCATACCTTGTTCAACAAAAATCAGCTGCCACTTCCAAGTGAAGATGAAGAAGTAGATATGTATGAACTGATCATGAAACGATTGGAAGCAGCCGGTTACAAGCAATATGAAATCAGCAACTTTGCCAAACCGGGCCGTGAGAGCAGACACAATTCGATGTATTGGCGCAATCGTTCCTATTACGGACTTGGCGCTGGCGCGCACGGCTATATGAATCGTCAGCGGCATGTCAATGTGAAGGGGATTCAACCTTATATTGACGCTACGAAGGCAGGCTTGCCGATCATGGAGCAGTTTGAGGTGACACAGCAGGAAGCGATGGAAGATTTCATGATGGTTGGTCTACGCCTGCTGGAAGGCGTAAGGAACAGCGATTTCATGGATCAATTTGGGATTACCATCGAATCGCAATTCGGAGAAACCTTAAAAGGGTGGCTGCAAAAGCAACTGTTGGAGCAAACGCCGGATGGCTACCGACTATCCAAACAGGGAATCTTACTTGGCAATGAAGTTTTCGCTTCCTTCCTAACCTAG
- the lepA gene encoding translation elongation factor 4: MTDIRARQQRIRNFSIIAHIDHGKSTLADRILEYTGALSSREMQEQVLDQMDLERERGITIKLQAVRLAYRADDGIDYILNLIDTPGHVDFTYEVSRSLAACEGALLVVDAAQGIEAQTLANVYLALENNLEILPVINKIDLPSADPDKVKQEIEDVIGLDASEAVHASAKAGIGIKEIIEQICQKVPAPQGNPDNPLQALIFDSHYDSYKGVIVYVRVMDGSIKAGSKIKMMATNKVFEVIEVGAFMPRMSSVPSLEVGDVGFVVAGIKNVGDTRVGDTVTEANRPAPEALPGYRRINPMVFCGLYPIETTDYNDLREALQKLELNDASLRFEPETSTALGFGFRCGFLGLLHMEIIQERIEREFNIPLITTAPSVIYRITLTNGDTMEIDNPSNYPDPQRIDFVEEPYVKASVIVPNDYVGTIMELCQGKRGEYLNMEYLDTNRVTLTYEIPLSEIVYDFFDMLKSRTKGYASFDYEVSGYKRSNLVKMDILLNAEQVDALSFIVHRDTAYHRGKIICDKLKELIPRQMFEVPIQAAIGQKIVARETVKAMRKNVLAKCYGGDISRKRKLLDKQKEGKKRMKQVGSVEVPQEAFMAVLKIDE, from the coding sequence ATGACAGACATTCGAGCAAGACAACAACGAATTCGCAACTTTTCAATTATCGCCCATATTGATCACGGCAAATCTACACTTGCCGACCGCATCTTGGAATATACAGGCGCACTCTCTTCTCGTGAGATGCAGGAGCAGGTGCTTGACCAGATGGATTTGGAGCGGGAACGCGGGATTACGATTAAGCTGCAGGCGGTTCGGCTAGCTTACCGCGCAGACGATGGCATCGATTATATCCTCAATTTGATCGATACACCGGGGCATGTCGACTTTACATACGAGGTTTCTCGAAGCCTTGCGGCATGTGAAGGCGCATTGCTGGTCGTGGACGCGGCTCAAGGCATTGAAGCGCAAACATTGGCTAACGTGTACTTGGCGCTAGAAAATAACTTGGAAATTTTACCTGTTATTAATAAAATTGATTTGCCGAGCGCTGATCCGGATAAGGTGAAGCAGGAAATCGAGGACGTGATCGGACTGGATGCAAGCGAAGCGGTTCATGCTTCCGCCAAGGCCGGGATCGGGATCAAAGAAATCATCGAGCAAATCTGTCAAAAAGTGCCGGCGCCACAAGGCAATCCGGACAATCCGCTGCAAGCCCTAATTTTCGACTCCCATTATGACAGCTACAAAGGTGTAATCGTGTATGTGCGTGTCATGGATGGATCGATCAAAGCGGGCTCCAAGATTAAAATGATGGCGACCAATAAAGTTTTTGAAGTTATTGAAGTCGGCGCTTTCATGCCGAGAATGTCTTCCGTTCCTTCACTTGAGGTTGGAGATGTAGGTTTCGTAGTAGCGGGCATCAAAAATGTCGGAGATACGCGGGTTGGGGATACAGTGACCGAGGCGAATCGCCCGGCGCCTGAAGCGCTGCCTGGATATCGCCGGATTAACCCGATGGTGTTCTGCGGACTGTATCCGATCGAAACGACGGATTACAACGATCTGCGCGAAGCTTTGCAGAAGCTGGAACTTAACGATGCATCCCTTCGTTTTGAACCGGAAACATCGACAGCTCTAGGCTTTGGTTTCCGCTGCGGATTCTTAGGACTTCTGCATATGGAAATTATTCAGGAACGTATTGAGCGTGAGTTCAACATTCCGTTGATTACGACGGCACCAAGCGTTATCTATCGCATTACGTTGACGAATGGTGATACGATGGAAATTGACAACCCATCGAATTATCCGGATCCGCAGCGTATCGATTTTGTGGAAGAGCCTTATGTGAAAGCTTCGGTTATTGTTCCCAATGATTATGTAGGAACGATTATGGAACTTTGTCAGGGGAAACGCGGCGAGTATTTGAACATGGAATATCTGGATACGAACCGGGTAACTTTGACGTATGAAATTCCGTTATCCGAAATCGTTTATGATTTCTTTGATATGCTGAAATCAAGAACCAAAGGATATGCTTCGTTTGATTACGAAGTTTCCGGTTACAAGAGATCCAATCTTGTGAAGATGGACATTCTGCTGAATGCGGAGCAAGTCGATGCGCTTTCCTTCATTGTTCACCGGGATACAGCCTATCACCGCGGCAAAATCATTTGCGATAAGTTGAAAGAACTGATTCCGCGGCAAATGTTCGAAGTGCCGATTCAAGCGGCCATCGGACAAAAGATTGTGGCTCGTGAGACGGTAAAAGCGATGCGCAAAAACGTTCTCGCCAAGTGTTACGGCGGTGACATTTCCCGGAAACGCAAATTGCTCGACAAGCAAAAAGAAGGTAAAAAACGGATGAAACAGGTGGGCAGCGTGGAAGTGCCGCAAGAAGCCTTCATGGCCGTTCTCAAAATTGACGAATAG
- a CDS encoding TIR domain-containing protein, translating to MSSAQRAKLFIGSSAESIEVAEALQSNLHFTFDVTIWSQLLFPPSHTTLAPLIKQAKASDFAVFVFQPNDLTLLRDSLVSSVRDNVILELGLFIGQIGLERTYFLIPEKEELHIATDLIGLTPLTYHANHPSGLMAGLGPASYTVKQMLGELGLRAK from the coding sequence TTGAGCAGTGCGCAGCGAGCGAAGCTATTTATCGGGTCATCTGCGGAAAGTATTGAAGTGGCAGAGGCCTTGCAGTCTAATTTACATTTTACATTCGATGTTACGATTTGGAGTCAGCTCCTTTTTCCGCCTTCACATACCACACTCGCTCCGCTAATTAAGCAAGCGAAAGCCAGCGATTTCGCCGTGTTTGTTTTTCAACCGAACGATTTGACCTTATTGCGAGATTCACTGGTCAGTTCGGTGCGGGACAACGTCATCCTTGAGCTCGGTTTATTTATTGGTCAAATTGGTTTGGAAAGAACCTATTTTCTCATTCCCGAAAAAGAGGAACTGCATATTGCTACAGATTTGATCGGATTGACACCGCTTACTTATCATGCGAACCACCCCTCTGGGTTAATGGCTGGTCTTGGTCCAGCATCCTACACAGTGAAGCAAATGTTGGGGGAGTTAGGATTGAGGGCAAAATGA
- the spoIIP gene encoding stage II sporulation protein P — protein MKWTSATLNLSHVRKTFQSASSVGKTFFILSSATLAIFVLIGLGGVLQNRFMTTSPVSSMKSLAASVTNQFFIDMLGMEVPHLNKEQKKFTFSQHNVFHFAFQFMTDINPNDPRSLVASEVPGMDATKSTVLVRGSETNSSDPIDYTPITQDLEAEAINGHTAPTPQPSASASPSPVANPLGQPPKSAGDNVAFIYQTHSNESFLPELKGVTNPDKAYSDKVNIISVGQRLAQNLEKDGIGAVHSQTVYPSTVKNFDYPYSYKYSLKTLQEASVAHPDLQYFFDIHRDSAVRNKTTTTIDGKDYAQVYFIIGGKNPNWKKNEEFASKIHQVLEAKHPGISKGIHAKEATEGNNGLYNQNFSENSILIEVGGPYNTLEECYRTTDWLAEAISEVILNAKKVDAPITTPKQS, from the coding sequence ATGAAATGGACATCAGCTACATTGAATCTCAGCCATGTTCGAAAAACGTTTCAGAGCGCAAGTTCCGTCGGAAAAACCTTTTTCATATTAAGTTCAGCCACCCTCGCCATTTTTGTGCTTATCGGTCTAGGAGGGGTCCTGCAAAATAGATTTATGACGACCTCGCCTGTTTCCTCTATGAAAAGTCTTGCTGCTTCGGTCACGAATCAATTTTTCATCGATATGCTGGGCATGGAAGTGCCTCATCTAAATAAAGAACAGAAGAAATTCACCTTTTCCCAGCACAATGTTTTTCATTTTGCTTTTCAGTTCATGACGGACATCAATCCCAACGATCCGAGAAGTTTAGTCGCGAGTGAAGTGCCGGGCATGGACGCGACGAAATCGACCGTATTGGTGAGAGGGAGCGAAACCAATTCCAGCGATCCGATTGATTATACGCCAATTACGCAGGATTTGGAGGCGGAGGCAATCAACGGCCATACGGCGCCGACACCTCAACCATCAGCGTCAGCAAGCCCTTCGCCAGTGGCGAATCCGCTGGGGCAGCCGCCGAAATCAGCTGGTGACAATGTAGCCTTCATTTATCAGACACATAGTAATGAATCCTTTTTGCCCGAGCTCAAAGGCGTCACGAATCCTGATAAAGCATACAGTGATAAAGTGAATATTATTTCTGTAGGTCAACGCCTAGCGCAAAATCTAGAGAAGGATGGCATCGGAGCTGTTCATTCTCAAACGGTATATCCGAGCACGGTGAAAAATTTCGACTATCCTTACTCGTACAAGTATTCCTTAAAGACGCTGCAAGAAGCTTCTGTTGCTCACCCGGATCTGCAATATTTCTTTGATATTCACCGGGATTCAGCCGTCCGCAACAAAACGACAACGACGATAGACGGCAAGGATTATGCGCAGGTGTACTTCATCATTGGCGGCAAAAATCCAAACTGGAAAAAGAATGAGGAATTCGCAAGCAAAATTCATCAAGTCTTGGAAGCGAAGCATCCCGGTATCTCCAAAGGGATTCATGCGAAGGAAGCAACAGAAGGGAATAACGGGTTATATAATCAAAACTTTTCGGAGAATTCGATCTTGATTGAAGTAGGCGGTCCTTACAATACGCTCGAGGAGTGCTACAGAACGACGGATTGGTTAGCGGAAGCGATATCTGAAGTGATTTTGAACGCCAAAAAAGTGGATGCACCGATAACAACGCCCAAACAGTCTTAA
- the rpsT gene encoding 30S ribosomal protein S20 — MPNIKSAIKRVKVSEKRRLRNASQKSALRTAVKAFETAVTPEALVFASKKLDKAASKGLIHKNAANRKKSRLAKKLNALTAQA, encoded by the coding sequence ATGCCAAACATTAAATCCGCTATTAAACGAGTAAAAGTTAGCGAAAAGCGCCGTCTTCGTAACGCTTCCCAAAAGTCCGCTCTGCGTACTGCGGTGAAAGCTTTCGAAACTGCTGTAACCCCTGAGGCTCTAGTTTTTGCTTCTAAGAAATTAGACAAAGCTGCTTCTAAAGGTTTAATCCATAAAAATGCCGCTAACCGCAAGAAGTCCCGTCTGGCTAAAAAGCTAAACGCTCTTACGGCCCAAGCGTAA
- the hrcA gene encoding heat-inducible transcriptional repressor HrcA, producing the protein MLTERQRMILSAIIDDYVRSAEPIGSRSISKRGNVGFSPATIRNEMSDLEEMGYLEQPHTSAGRIPSHKGYRYYVDHLMQHGALHENDLDSMKGAFAERIQEMEGVIQHVAGMLSSLTNYTSIVLGPEVFSTTLKHLQIIPLSDTTAVAIIVMNTGHVENKTVTIPEGIKMSEIEKVVNILNARLKNVPLIQFKSRLYNEISEELSKYVNGYQELLSVVESVLQSDEKDRVFLSGMTNMLTQPEFKDVEKVKSIFDLFEEAPTLIKLFTPSNEGIEIKIGAENSIEAISNCSLITASYSISGQPLGTIGILGPTRMEYGRVINLMEHLSKHLEVVLGRWYGK; encoded by the coding sequence GTGCTGACAGAACGCCAGCGTATGATTTTAAGTGCTATCATTGATGATTATGTTCGTTCAGCTGAACCGATCGGTTCACGAAGTATTTCAAAGCGGGGGAATGTTGGATTCAGTCCGGCTACCATTCGTAATGAAATGTCCGATCTCGAAGAGATGGGTTACCTGGAGCAGCCCCATACGTCCGCAGGCCGTATACCCTCGCACAAAGGTTATCGCTATTACGTCGATCACTTGATGCAGCACGGCGCTTTGCATGAGAATGATTTGGACTCTATGAAGGGCGCATTTGCGGAACGGATTCAAGAGATGGAAGGTGTCATCCAGCATGTTGCCGGTATGCTCTCCAGTCTTACGAATTACACATCCATCGTGCTTGGTCCCGAGGTGTTCAGTACGACGCTGAAGCATCTGCAGATTATCCCGCTTTCGGACACGACGGCAGTGGCGATTATTGTCATGAATACGGGACATGTCGAAAATAAGACGGTCACGATTCCGGAAGGCATTAAAATGTCGGAAATTGAAAAGGTCGTTAACATTTTAAATGCAAGACTTAAGAATGTGCCGCTGATTCAGTTCAAGTCCAGACTTTACAATGAGATTTCCGAGGAATTAAGCAAGTATGTGAATGGGTATCAAGAACTGCTTTCGGTCGTTGAAAGTGTGTTGCAAAGCGATGAGAAGGATCGGGTGTTCCTGAGCGGGATGACGAATATGTTGACTCAGCCGGAATTTAAGGATGTGGAGAAGGTTAAGAGCATTTTTGACCTCTTCGAAGAAGCACCGACTCTGATCAAGTTGTTTACACCATCAAATGAAGGCATTGAGATTAAAATTGGTGCTGAAAATAGTATTGAAGCAATTAGTAATTGCAGCTTAATAACAGCTTCCTATTCGATCAGCGGGCAGCCGCTCGGGACGATTGGAATTCTAGGGCCAACACGAATGGAATATGGCAGGGTTATTAATTTAATGGAGCACTTGTCCAAGCATCTCGAGGTCGTACTCGGACGTTGGTATGGCAAATGA
- a CDS encoding TIR domain-containing protein produces MKPKLFIGCSQAGTLWGEFFQSQLTAVSEVTLINQGVLTASQQKLKMLKRHIEECDFALLVVTNTDRHDPPNYANILVLIGLCIGELGHSRTFILQSQGSQLPDYLEGFTPLLVDDGQDAAPLAELAGPHLYPIKLSMSQQKKRFKASDMRKNEAIRSFLFDALDSLSVSSVDYDRVLDKFHKTFDTNCGIIELQEVTAATLFELRDDGVTLQQFGRAGQVSNNHSFHVNDANSYLAECYRSQDTNIILGRAKDKEDGEFEYIYCVKLHPTIVSSIHFKTRTDIPPRNHHQVMMELSEKNAKLVSSLKSIVKGRMLYAEAHEESS; encoded by the coding sequence ATGAAACCTAAATTGTTCATTGGCTGCTCCCAAGCGGGCACACTTTGGGGGGAATTCTTTCAATCGCAACTGACAGCAGTCTCGGAAGTCACACTGATTAATCAGGGGGTATTGACGGCTTCCCAGCAAAAATTAAAGATGCTTAAGAGACATATTGAAGAGTGTGATTTCGCCCTGTTGGTTGTAACGAACACAGATCGTCATGATCCTCCGAACTATGCGAATATACTCGTATTGATCGGTCTGTGCATCGGTGAATTGGGTCATAGCCGGACGTTCATTCTCCAATCACAAGGTAGTCAACTGCCTGACTACTTGGAAGGGTTCACGCCTTTGCTCGTGGATGACGGTCAGGACGCAGCGCCGCTTGCCGAACTGGCAGGGCCTCATCTGTATCCGATTAAACTTAGCATGAGTCAGCAGAAGAAACGCTTCAAAGCGTCTGATATGAGAAAAAATGAGGCGATCCGCAGTTTTTTGTTTGATGCTTTGGATTCGCTTAGTGTATCCAGTGTAGATTATGACCGTGTGTTGGATAAATTCCATAAGACATTTGATACCAATTGTGGTATAATCGAGCTTCAAGAAGTGACTGCAGCAACGCTCTTTGAACTTCGGGATGACGGAGTGACCTTACAGCAGTTCGGTCGAGCCGGTCAGGTAAGCAATAATCACAGTTTCCACGTGAACGACGCCAACAGTTACCTAGCCGAATGTTACCGCAGCCAAGATACGAACATCATCTTAGGCCGTGCCAAAGACAAAGAGGATGGGGAGTTTGAATATATCTACTGCGTGAAGCTGCATCCAACGATTGTTTCCTCCATCCATTTCAAGACGAGAACGGATATTCCGCCGCGCAATCATCATCAGGTGATGATGGAACTATCGGAAAAAAATGCGAAGCTCGTGTCTTCACTTAAATCCATTGTGAAAGGAAGGATGCTTTATGCTGAAGCACATGAAGAAAGTTCGTAA